A DNA window from Labrys wisconsinensis contains the following coding sequences:
- a CDS encoding LysR family transcriptional regulator has product MGIADLRSLDVSHLMILRQLLTDCSVTRVAERLNLPQPSVSRVLKRLRGAFSDPLLVRSGSGFVPTERGIAVREAVADVLQRLDGIAAAKTAFVPAQSTRVFSVACADCLAVALVPRIIAAVAAAGPGLRVKFRSIDPAFDVFEALKVGEIDLVIDNSPSPPEGLRLAPLYDDEVVLMMRRGHPAATAGRPSLEHYLTLQHLAPHPSSLRDAGPIDGELARGGYRRIIHATVPEFNLVPYVLAETDLVFTTGRRFAEHHARHLPIEVVPAPPFFPAMRFHQLWHDRTHYSPAIRWLRSVVMRAIRETDAVGPVEAAQRRRALA; this is encoded by the coding sequence ATGGGCATTGCCGATCTCCGGTCCCTCGACGTCTCGCATCTGATGATCCTGCGTCAACTCTTGACGGACTGCAGCGTCACCCGGGTCGCCGAACGGCTCAACCTGCCCCAGCCCTCGGTCAGCCGGGTGCTGAAGCGCCTGCGCGGCGCCTTCTCCGATCCCCTCCTGGTGCGCAGCGGCTCGGGTTTCGTGCCGACCGAGCGCGGCATCGCGGTGCGGGAGGCGGTCGCCGACGTCCTGCAGCGGCTGGACGGGATCGCGGCGGCGAAGACGGCCTTCGTGCCGGCGCAGTCGACGCGCGTGTTCTCGGTCGCCTGTGCCGACTGCCTCGCCGTCGCCCTGGTGCCGCGCATCATCGCCGCGGTGGCCGCGGCCGGCCCCGGTCTGCGGGTCAAGTTCCGCTCCATCGATCCGGCCTTCGACGTGTTCGAGGCCCTGAAGGTCGGCGAGATCGACCTCGTCATCGACAACAGCCCGAGCCCGCCGGAAGGCCTGCGCCTGGCGCCGCTCTACGACGACGAGGTGGTGCTGATGATGCGGCGCGGGCATCCGGCCGCGACCGCCGGGCGCCCCTCCCTCGAGCATTACCTGACGCTGCAGCACCTGGCGCCGCATCCGAGCTCGCTGCGCGATGCCGGCCCGATCGACGGCGAGCTGGCGCGGGGTGGCTACCGGCGCATCATCCATGCGACCGTGCCCGAGTTCAACCTCGTGCCCTATGTGCTGGCCGAGACCGACCTCGTCTTCACCACCGGCCGCCGCTTCGCCGAGCATCACGCCCGGCACCTGCCGATCGAGGTGGTGCCGGCCCCGCCCTTCTTCCCGGCCATGCGCTTCCACCAGCTTTGGCACGACCGGACACATTACAGCCCGGCCATCCGCTGGCTCCGCTCCGTGGTGATGCGGGCGATCCGGGAGACCGATGCCGTCGGCCCGGTCGAGGCCGCCCAGCGCCGACGCGCCCTGGCATAA
- a CDS encoding BMP family protein, with amino-acid sequence MSMSRRNLLQAALAAAAFGGLGARTAFAAVAKVALVLPGSIADGGWNQGAYEGLKALEAKGFKTAFTENVAQAAIPQVVRGYADDGYDLIVGHGFQFGSLFAEIAPDYPSQKFFATTTAPGGTKVPDNALYLDSRFAQVAYAAGALAALMSVKKGVGVVGGGDNPTQQAMVKAFKAGAVATVPGLQAAGIITGDYNDAAKGREAADTLIGNGADVIWHIADLTGIGAIQGAAAKTGVKIIGSNADQMALAPEAIGTSFAANNAGIVEAVAGMVADGSFKGGGAWAPPVDFLWLTVAGSGAYNAKVIDEKTWAAFQAIWKDLKDGKIDVAAALK; translated from the coding sequence ATGTCGATGTCCCGTCGCAATCTCTTGCAGGCTGCTCTGGCGGCCGCCGCCTTCGGCGGTCTCGGCGCCCGCACGGCCTTCGCCGCCGTCGCCAAGGTGGCGCTGGTGCTGCCGGGGTCGATCGCCGATGGCGGCTGGAACCAGGGTGCCTATGAGGGCCTGAAGGCGCTCGAGGCCAAGGGCTTCAAGACCGCCTTCACCGAGAACGTCGCCCAGGCCGCGATCCCGCAGGTCGTCCGCGGCTATGCCGATGACGGTTATGACCTTATCGTCGGCCACGGCTTCCAGTTCGGCAGCCTGTTCGCCGAGATCGCGCCCGATTATCCCAGCCAGAAATTCTTCGCCACCACCACCGCGCCCGGCGGCACCAAGGTCCCCGACAACGCCCTCTATCTCGACTCCCGCTTCGCCCAGGTCGCCTATGCCGCCGGTGCGCTCGCGGCGCTGATGTCGGTGAAGAAGGGCGTCGGCGTGGTCGGCGGCGGCGACAACCCGACCCAGCAGGCGATGGTCAAGGCGTTCAAGGCCGGTGCCGTCGCCACCGTCCCCGGCCTCCAGGCCGCCGGCATCATCACCGGCGACTACAATGACGCGGCCAAGGGGCGCGAGGCGGCCGACACCCTGATCGGCAACGGTGCCGACGTCATCTGGCACATCGCCGACCTCACCGGCATCGGCGCCATCCAGGGCGCCGCGGCCAAGACGGGCGTCAAGATCATCGGCTCCAATGCCGACCAGATGGCGCTCGCTCCCGAGGCGATCGGCACCAGCTTCGCCGCCAACAATGCCGGCATCGTCGAGGCGGTCGCCGGCATGGTCGCCGACGGCTCCTTCAAGGGCGGTGGCGCCTGGGCCCCGCCGGTCGATTTCCTCTGGCTCACCGTGGCGGGATCGGGGGCCTACAACGCCAAGGTCATCGACGAGAAGACCTGGGCGGCCTTCCAGGCGATCTGGAAGGACCTCAAGGACGGCAAGATCGACGTTGCCGCCGCCCTGAAGTGA
- a CDS encoding ParA family protein has translation MTVSVSLINMKGGVGKTTLAFNLAWFASFKRAKKVLVVDLDPQANASQYLMGARNYLSHIRGNKGTVVEILEQFTPAFHGRSAPSPLKPEDVILTVKAWNDGSFIDLIPSRLELAWTLKNPTSKDRLLAKFLADTASKYDLILIDCAPTESILTLSAYRSSRYVLIPVKPEFLAAIGLPLLVRSINEFHASFGQHQLDIAGIIFTDSDPQHAKPEHNAGRRDVAAVAAAEGWMVFSNELRHSDSYPKGARTGEPIFLTDYARWWVKDEFDQLGAEFMSRIGL, from the coding sequence ATGACTGTTTCTGTTTCACTAATTAATATGAAGGGTGGCGTTGGCAAAACCACTCTGGCATTCAATTTAGCCTGGTTTGCGAGTTTTAAGAGAGCAAAGAAAGTGCTCGTCGTAGATCTTGATCCACAAGCGAATGCAAGTCAATACTTAATGGGCGCGCGGAATTATCTTTCCCACATCCGCGGAAACAAGGGAACGGTCGTCGAAATTCTTGAGCAGTTTACACCGGCTTTCCACGGAAGATCTGCACCAAGCCCACTAAAACCTGAAGATGTAATATTAACTGTCAAGGCATGGAATGATGGTAGTTTTATCGATCTAATACCATCGCGGCTTGAATTGGCGTGGACTTTGAAGAATCCGACTTCGAAAGATCGCTTATTGGCTAAATTTCTCGCCGATACCGCGAGTAAATATGATTTGATATTGATTGACTGCGCTCCAACGGAGTCAATTCTTACGCTCTCCGCTTACCGATCGAGTCGATATGTCCTTATACCTGTAAAGCCGGAATTTTTAGCTGCCATTGGTCTTCCGTTACTTGTGCGATCTATAAATGAATTCCACGCATCCTTTGGTCAGCACCAGCTTGATATTGCAGGCATCATTTTCACCGATTCCGACCCACAACACGCCAAACCCGAGCATAACGCAGGCCGCCGAGATGTCGCCGCAGTTGCTGCAGCCGAAGGTTGGATGGTATTTTCAAACGAGCTTCGGCACTCCGACTCGTACCCAAAAGGCGCGCGAACTGGAGAACCGATTTTTCTGACGGACTATGCGCGCTGGTGGGTGAAGGACGAGTTTGATCAGCTCGGCGCTGAGTTTATGTCACGGATTGGGTTATGA
- a CDS encoding ABC transporter ATP-binding protein: MAAAQPLAPARPVVALRGISKRFSASLLANDAIDFDLEAGEIHALLGENGAGKSTLMQILYGLYGRDAGDILIDGAPVEMNGPESAIACGIGMIHQEFMLVESFTVTENLIMGATALPGDGRFRPAAARARIRALSDAYGLDVDPDAVVEHLPVGVRQRVEILKLLFRDARVLILDEPTAVLTPQEVQGLFAVLRSLRDAGRSIVIVTHKMHEVLAISDRVTVLRDGRRVDTVETAATTRDALVRMMVGRSVSLSVDRPPQRPGRTVLSVRRLVVGAAAGAARVAGVDLDLRAGEIVGVAGVDGNGQAELVEALFGLRPVASGGVSFGDQDITDWTPARRRSAGIGYIPADRRRVGSLVELPVLENTMLGDLGRYVRHGFLDRRRGLEDARALIQRFGVRVPGPAFPAGKLSGGNLQKVVLGREVMREPELLLVEQPSRGLDIGATRAVWGELMDQRAAGKAILLVSAELEEILNLSDRIAVMFGGRIAGLLEAAEADLAIIGGLMAGGAAGGHA, encoded by the coding sequence ATGGCTGCCGCCCAACCCCTCGCCCCCGCCCGGCCCGTCGTGGCCCTCCGGGGGATCAGCAAGCGCTTCTCGGCGAGCCTCCTGGCCAACGACGCCATCGATTTCGACCTCGAGGCCGGCGAGATCCACGCCCTGCTCGGCGAGAACGGCGCCGGCAAGTCGACGCTGATGCAGATCCTCTACGGCCTCTACGGCCGCGACGCCGGCGACATCCTGATCGACGGGGCGCCGGTGGAGATGAACGGGCCGGAATCGGCGATCGCCTGCGGCATCGGCATGATCCACCAGGAGTTCATGCTGGTCGAGAGCTTCACGGTCACCGAGAACCTGATCATGGGCGCGACCGCGCTGCCCGGCGACGGGCGCTTCCGGCCGGCCGCGGCCCGCGCCCGCATCCGCGCGCTCTCCGACGCCTATGGCCTCGATGTCGATCCCGACGCCGTGGTCGAGCATCTGCCGGTCGGGGTGCGCCAGCGGGTGGAGATCCTCAAGCTCCTGTTCCGCGATGCACGCGTGCTGATCCTCGACGAGCCGACCGCGGTGCTGACGCCGCAGGAGGTGCAGGGTCTGTTTGCCGTGCTGCGGTCGCTGCGCGACGCCGGCCGCTCCATCGTCATCGTCACGCACAAGATGCACGAGGTGCTGGCGATCTCCGACCGCGTCACCGTGCTGCGCGACGGCCGCCGCGTCGACACCGTCGAGACCGCCGCCACCACCCGGGACGCGCTCGTGCGCATGATGGTCGGCCGCTCCGTCAGCCTGAGCGTCGACCGGCCGCCGCAGCGTCCCGGGCGCACCGTCCTCTCGGTCCGTCGGCTGGTGGTCGGCGCGGCAGCCGGCGCGGCGCGGGTGGCGGGCGTCGACCTCGACCTCAGGGCCGGCGAGATCGTCGGCGTGGCCGGGGTCGACGGCAACGGCCAGGCCGAGCTGGTCGAGGCGCTGTTCGGCCTCCGGCCGGTCGCGTCCGGCGGCGTCAGCTTCGGCGACCAGGACATCACCGACTGGACCCCGGCGCGCCGCCGCTCCGCCGGGATCGGCTATATCCCCGCCGACCGCCGCCGCGTCGGGTCGCTGGTCGAGCTGCCGGTCCTGGAAAACACCATGCTCGGCGACCTCGGCCGCTATGTCAGGCACGGCTTCCTCGACCGGCGCCGCGGCCTGGAGGACGCGCGGGCGCTGATCCAGCGCTTCGGCGTCCGGGTCCCCGGCCCGGCCTTTCCCGCCGGCAAGCTCTCCGGCGGCAACCTGCAGAAGGTGGTGCTCGGCCGCGAGGTGATGCGCGAGCCCGAGCTGCTCCTGGTCGAGCAGCCGAGCCGCGGCCTCGACATCGGCGCCACGCGCGCCGTCTGGGGCGAACTGATGGACCAGCGCGCCGCCGGCAAGGCGATCCTGCTGGTCTCCGCCGAGCTGGAGGAGATCCTCAACCTCTCCGACCGGATCGCCGTGATGTTCGGCGGCCGGATCGCCGGGCTTCTCGAGGCCGCGGAGGCGGACCTGGCGATCATCGGCGGGCTGATGGCGGGCGGCGCGGCCGGGGGCCACGCATGA